In Temnothorax longispinosus isolate EJ_2023e chromosome 10, Tlon_JGU_v1, whole genome shotgun sequence, a single window of DNA contains:
- the LOC139821085 gene encoding uncharacterized protein isoform X1 — translation MADKNKLLPWPLLPYPASLLNHVWYSQLALNTRLLESMKMPARTSGFAISDILELNDAKPSQEEPDVQGATTVLPTANDVPSAYQQFLEHTTAMLQPMHANLNRGTLPPPPPGLLWPTGPALPTALPQPLEEVNVLQQPDSTSPAISDMSFPSQQENSHESSKDEESQDFEDEQQTGNETTQPHETEHKKRKRRVLFSKAQTYELERRFRQQRYLSAPEREHLASIIRLTPTQVKIWFQNHRYKTKRAASERVEASGSGCSPRRVAVPVLVRDGKPCQSKLIEPTAYPGSGQVPMAPYMQKYWW, via the exons ATGGCAGATAAGAATAAGCTTTTACCCTGGCCGTTACTACCGTATCCGGCTAGTCTTTTGAATCACGTCTGGTACAGTCAACTCGCATTAAACACtag gCTATTGGAAAGTATGAAAATGCCGGCTAGAACTTCTGGTTTTGCAATCAGCGACATTTTGGAGCTAAACGATGCCAAGCCGTCGCAAGAAGAACCAGATGTGCAAG GTGCCACGACGGTTTTACCAACGGCCAACGACGTGCCGTCGGCTTACCAGCAATTTCTCGAGCATACAACCGCCATGTTGCAACCTATGCACGCTAATCTGAACAGGGGTACGCTACCACCGCCTCCACCTGGATTATTATGGCCAACTGGACCGGCACTACCAACAGCATTACCTCAACCCTTAGAGGAAGTGAATG TTCTCCAACAACCGGACTCGACGAGCCCGGCGATCTCGGACATGTCGTTCCCGTCGCAGCAGGAGAACAGTCACGAGTCGTCGAAGGACGAAGAGTCGCAGGACTTCGAGGACGAGCAACAGACCGGTAACGAGACGACGCAGCCCCACGAGACCGAGCACAAGAAGCGCAAGCGACGCGTGCTGTTCTCCAAGGCACAGACCTACGAGCTGGAGCGACGTTTCCGTCAGCAACGTTATCTGAGCGCGCCCGAGCGAGAGCATTTGGCCTCCATCATTCGCCTCACGCCGACCCAAGTGAAGATCTGGTTCCAGAATCACAGGTACAAGACGAAGAGGGCGGCGAGCGAGCGCGTCGAGGCCAGCGGCAGCGGCTGCTCGCCCAGAAGGGTCGCCGTTCCGGTGCTAGTCAGAGACGGAAAACCCTGCCAATCCAAGTTGATAGAGCCTACTGCCTATCCCGGAAGCGGTCAGGTCCCTATGGCGCCATACATGCAGAAATATTGGTGGTAA
- the LOC139821085 gene encoding uncharacterized protein isoform X2, with the protein MAAGYDDCYDASWHLIPPDYVSNEEDYRLLESMKMPARTSGFAISDILELNDAKPSQEEPDVQGATTVLPTANDVPSAYQQFLEHTTAMLQPMHANLNRGTLPPPPPGLLWPTGPALPTALPQPLEEVNVLQQPDSTSPAISDMSFPSQQENSHESSKDEESQDFEDEQQTGNETTQPHETEHKKRKRRVLFSKAQTYELERRFRQQRYLSAPEREHLASIIRLTPTQVKIWFQNHRYKTKRAASERVEASGSGCSPRRVAVPVLVRDGKPCQSKLIEPTAYPGSGQVPMAPYMQKYWW; encoded by the exons gCTATTGGAAAGTATGAAAATGCCGGCTAGAACTTCTGGTTTTGCAATCAGCGACATTTTGGAGCTAAACGATGCCAAGCCGTCGCAAGAAGAACCAGATGTGCAAG GTGCCACGACGGTTTTACCAACGGCCAACGACGTGCCGTCGGCTTACCAGCAATTTCTCGAGCATACAACCGCCATGTTGCAACCTATGCACGCTAATCTGAACAGGGGTACGCTACCACCGCCTCCACCTGGATTATTATGGCCAACTGGACCGGCACTACCAACAGCATTACCTCAACCCTTAGAGGAAGTGAATG TTCTCCAACAACCGGACTCGACGAGCCCGGCGATCTCGGACATGTCGTTCCCGTCGCAGCAGGAGAACAGTCACGAGTCGTCGAAGGACGAAGAGTCGCAGGACTTCGAGGACGAGCAACAGACCGGTAACGAGACGACGCAGCCCCACGAGACCGAGCACAAGAAGCGCAAGCGACGCGTGCTGTTCTCCAAGGCACAGACCTACGAGCTGGAGCGACGTTTCCGTCAGCAACGTTATCTGAGCGCGCCCGAGCGAGAGCATTTGGCCTCCATCATTCGCCTCACGCCGACCCAAGTGAAGATCTGGTTCCAGAATCACAGGTACAAGACGAAGAGGGCGGCGAGCGAGCGCGTCGAGGCCAGCGGCAGCGGCTGCTCGCCCAGAAGGGTCGCCGTTCCGGTGCTAGTCAGAGACGGAAAACCCTGCCAATCCAAGTTGATAGAGCCTACTGCCTATCCCGGAAGCGGTCAGGTCCCTATGGCGCCATACATGCAGAAATATTGGTGGTAA